A region from the Acyrthosiphon pisum isolate AL4f chromosome A1, pea_aphid_22Mar2018_4r6ur, whole genome shotgun sequence genome encodes:
- the LOC100574112 gene encoding carbonic anhydrase 7 encodes MDNFIADLKYIVKQKSTIVRNFKEEFSWIKKTALKQHYYTYHGSLTTKPFTECVIWIIFTKPIHISRRQLMKFRELHSSHNGVLINENDRPLQPFNNRTIVYGY; translated from the exons ATGGATAATTTTATTGcagatttaaaatacatagtcaaACAAAAATCGACGATAGTTAGAAATTTTAAAGAAGAATTCTCTTGGATAAAGAAAACAGCTTTAAAACAACATTACTACACTTACCACGGATCTCTAACAACGAAACCGTTCACAGAATGTGTAATCTGGATAATTTTTACCAAACCCATTCATATATCTAGGAGACAG ttaatgaaATTCAGAGAGTTACATTCAAGTCATAACGGAGTTTTAATAAACGAAAACGATAGACCTCTTCAACCATTTAATAATAGAACAATTGTTTAtggatattaa